The Melanotaenia boesemani isolate fMelBoe1 chromosome 11, fMelBoe1.pri, whole genome shotgun sequence genome includes the window AGGTCCCAGATGGGCACTGAATCAGATGCTGAGGTTGTGGGACAAACGGCCCAGGACCTGGAACAGGACCTGGGTTGGTAGGACTGCCCCCAAGGCCTATGAGCACATGTTTGCATTTAGAAggttcaaatgtttatttacagtctAGAGCCTTGAtactataagaaaaaaaaaagaaaaagaaaactgcttaCCACAGGCCAGGCACTCTGCAATGGTATTCCTTAGAAAATTTGTCTCTTTAATCTaaatcagacagaaacagaacatTGGAAACTAAGTTTATGCTTTGCAATAAGTTAAAGgcaaaacacaattttatttttcaataaagaaagaaattttgATTCTGGATTTAAAAAGCTATAAAATGTTTGCACGAGAAAATTTGAGTTGTGTTTTCTTACATAACAGAATCTTAGTGAATCTCATAATTGTTCAAATACAAGTAAGATATTATCGCAGGCTCCCTGTCAAACGTTTTCTCTCCATATTAATCAACAGCTGTAAAGAAGTCACATAACATGTTTTGTAGGTATGTTTTTTGTGAAAAGTTACAAAGCCTAAAGTCCTCACTAAAGGGAGTTATTGCTTCCCACACCTGAACATGCATATCCAGCACGTAGATGTAATCTAGAACACCCAAatagtttattaaaattaagACACCTTTTGACATCATTACATGTAGGGCTACCCTACCTTCCTCAAAAACAACTCTCCCATATCATCAACCTCATTTTATCTCATCATCAGTCTGCAGTTATCGTATCATTATTGTGCCaatttatcttttattgtttcctCCTTTTTCGTCAATCTATGAGTAACAACATGCATGTGAGACTGGGATACTGAACAGGTAACCTGCTGGTGGAGCAGCCCTCTCATCTCAGTCAACATGGTCTTCAGCTCCAGCATAGTGGTCTGATCTTGCACCACTCTACCTCCCTGGATACCTGAACACATTTCATTAATCAGGATTAAACAATCCATTAAACCACACAGCACATGTATCTGGCTCAGATTAAAATGGCGTTGTGTTTGTGATGTTCTGCCAGGCAGTCAGTTGTAGCTGTTCTCACCCAGCACATGCAGAGATTCAGTTGGTTCAACACTGCAGTCCTGCAGAGTGGCTACATTATCAATGGTGTCCTCTATAACCAGCTTCAAGTCTGTCAGTTCATCCTTACAGAGgaataaaacacagacaaaacactGGATTAAAGCATGATTTTGGTTGTGTTACAGAAATTATATTCATATTAATAATATACAACTGTTTCTATTACAAAACATATCTGTTTTCTCAAATTTTAACCTCTTGTTCACCTGTCCGCTTGACTGCAGGGTCCTTAGAGCCACTTTGTTGGGACCAGGTGGGAGTGATCCAAACGCAGCCGGCAGATCACTCACAGTGTGAGCCAATCTGCAGTCTACATAGATGTTGAGGCGTGGAGGGCCATGCTGTAGACCACTAGCATGAAGCATGACATGGTGCTCTCGTCCATCTGCCAGGGATCCATGGTTGAAACTGGTGGTGCCAAACCTACCATCAGTCTTCTGGTAACGAAGAGTCACTAGAAATGGAAAGACGCATGGAAAAATAACTATTAATAGAGTCTGTATTTACAAGACACTGTAATATGTGTTGCTATCACAAAATACCTTTACTCAGTTTGGCTTGCACACCAAGCTCCATGTACTTGGTGTTGTCTTTGGGGTTGATAACACTGAACAGAGAGGTGGGGGCCTTAGTCTGGAGCCTGAAGGACAAGAGGAGGAATGCTTCATCTCGCCCTTTGTTCTTCAGGCTTCCTTGAAGCAAGTCTGGCAGGCAGTCCGGGGAAACCAACAGGTCGTAGACTAAAACAGTAGAGGATTGTTAGGAAACTCTGTGATAGTgctgttgattttatttgtgagagaaaatgACCTACCACATAGAGTAAGGGAAACATAGGACAGAGGTAAGTCAACAGGACACCAAAGTTAACTAGAGAAAATGTTCAGCATACCTATTAAAAGCATCTGGTAGACTGTGAGTGGTTCTTTCTTCCAGATACGGCTGCTGAGGCACTGCACTATGGCAATTTATTATGTGCGACAGTTTATATTACTAGGTATGGGCCCATATGTATCTTTGTGTAAATGAATGCTCATTTTAGCATCCTGCTGTGTTTTATAGAGTAGTTGGGGGAGCAGCAGTAAACTTTCCACTGGAACAAACCTGCTACTTTACACTTGCAcgtacagacacacaaaaagtcATTCTGCCAATAGCTGAATTTGTGACAAGactttttatggaaaattttACACAATTGTGTATACTTCCCATGTGGCAGCGTTAACTTATTTTGGTCAGCCTGATACTTTATCTGGAACATCAACTCTACAAGCCATATATATCTGCCGTAAATATGGATTACTAccagttaaattaaaataattgccCTTATTTACAGCTTGAATGTACATAACAGATTATTAGAAATATGTTGCATGGAAAAAAGTTTAACATCTACAGGCAGACAGAAAAATTCCACATAAACTGTCCAACAGGGCATGGAAAGTGAAGAGCCAGTACTCACCAATACCCTGAGCCATGACAGCGAGcgccagctgcagcagcaccagAGACAGAGCTGCCGCTCTGACACACATAGTCATCATCAGGACTTCAGAGAAAGACAGCCCTGGTTTTGATTGAGAACTCTCCTACTGGATATCTGTGTGTCTAAGACTAATTTCCCACAGAGCGATGATGATGAAGCAAAATCCCAGCAGAGGTGAGATGGCTTTATGTCCACAGGCACAGCTTTTAAAGCAAAGGGGAGTGTCCTCGTTTGCTAGTGGCATAGTGAGTGAAtagtttctttaaaagtttgggGGAGTCGCTACTTTCTACTGTTGTCTGATTTAActgttttctggtgtgttttgtCTCTACAAAACTTGAGGTACTTTTTTAGGCAATGCTATATACATGTCAACATCTGAAACTAACTTAagtttttagaaaagaaaagtttgacaTTGTTGCCACACATGCTGCATGACATAAACATAGGCACCTATGTAGAGTTGTAGAAGTAAAAGACGGACATATAATTCCTTGAGTCTAGTGTCTGCTATGTTTTCAAGATTTAGGATAACCCAgaagaaaaagactttaaatCAACCCCAGCTAACACTAAAATATGTCTGAAATGCTCAAGGGAAGACAGCTGGTCATTGTTTTTCATAGACATCATGAAACTGTGTCATAAATGTGGATTTGATCCCTCAAGCAAATTGTTAAGAAGCCAGTTGATCTTTGTAAATCTGTGACAtatgtttttaatctcaatatgatttaatttaacttgTTCAACACGCCACCTCATACAACtgccccccttttttttttttttttttttttgctaaatccAATGCAGATTATAGAGAAACTAAGACTAAAAGGCCGAGACTTGAGGCAGTTTTCAGTTCTGGAAACGTTTAATGATAGACGTCTGGTACTTGTCTGAAAATGTTCTCAACTAGTACATTTCaacagctgctggtctgagcCAAAAAGAGACATTTACCATCCCTCGGTGTGTTTCCATTGTATATCCGCCTGTGTCTGGCTATCTGGCCTCTGAACAAACACCTGGCAGTTATCAAGGGCCTACCAGTTGTGATATTATCATTGAAAGCAAAATGTCATATCATGAAACCAAGTAAAAGGACACAAAGATGGTAGTTTATGATATTAAaccaaaatatgaaataattaatcattttgtttGTGCTTCATTATAGAGAAAATCTTCATATGATTGTTTTAACATGTGACTTTTTGATCATGTTGTTTTTTGGATTGAACGTATcatcatacttttttttaacataagcATACTTGGGTTAATTGGTAACcttaaattctccctaggagtgagtgtgagtggttgtttgtctctctgtgtgggccctgcaatagactggcaacctgcccagggtgtaccctgcctctcgcctagtaactgctgggataagctccagcccTTCTGcaaccctgcactggaataagcagGCATAGAAACTGGATGGATTTAAGATAAACTGCTCATGAAACATCAACCAGATAATTTGATTATTTctgatattttacttttttacaacAGAGCAAAATCAGGCAGTGGTAAAAGAagtaatagatagatagatagatagatagatagatagatagatagatagatagatagatagatagatagatagatagatagatagatagatcatgctttattagttttctgtgtttttcttttctctagaatttttttttaataaaatgtgtatttgtatgTGAGTGGttgcttttctccctctttttgaGGCTCTGATATGACAGGTATCACGTGACGTCACCGGGTCCCTGTATGAATTAAAATATGGCGGCTGCCATGGAGTTGAGATGCTGGGGAGGAGACTGGGGTTTGCCTTCTGTACACACCGAGTCCCTCATAGTCCTGGTAAGCTTATCATCTGTTTGGAAAAGAAATCAATCACTGTTTCCAATGCTTATTTTAAGATGCCGGGCTATACTCTCCGTTTCTTCCTCCTTCGTCCTCCTCGTTAGCCTCCATGCTAACTCAGCTGCGGCAGTTTGCTTGGTAAGTTAGCTGCGTCCATGTGCAGgacagaaaataacattaagaGTTAAATATCATGTCGCAGCAGTAGAATACCAACTATGCTGACTGCAAACGTCTGCCTTTCGCGTGTGTTCGCTTTTTCAAAGTGACTCCCcctttctattaaaaaaatataaatatatatatagtcctTCAAGGTCAGCTTGTTCAACCtctttattaaactttatttataattatttttgcCTTCCTCTTCCTTAGCTGGCTGTGGACAAGGACCGAGCCCATAAACGTGCAGGAAAAATAATACTGGAGTTGTaatttctgtctgtcaaacatgTTATCTATCAGTGAACACATGTAGTAATAACTCTAGCCACAAGGTGTCATTTATGGTACCTTAAAAAGGTTTGTTTCTAATTTAGTTATACCTACAGATAGTTATTTAGATTCTATAAATGATGAGTTCAGTATTTATGAAATGTATTTCAGAAAAATGGAGCTATTCAACTAAATTGtatgtttttacaaatatttacttattaagAAACAAGTCTGGcagcatttattttataaagcatCTAAATTTTATATATACTAACCATTTTATTGCTTCaggtattattattatgttaaatGTCTATTATGATTCACTCATTATtatggtttttatttagtgGTAAATTAGGGATATCCTGTGCTGGTCATcactgtcctgctggttttatgtTTCCCTGATTCAGctggtgcagaacttgacaagttGTTTGagaaattcatttaatttacatcAGATGTGTTGGACCAGGAAAACAACTGTAACTTGCAGGATAATGGGCTTTGAGGATCAGAATTGGGCATCCCTGCTGTAAATTGACCAGGGTTTGTTGCTTAGACAAAATAGGAAATGAGTAAAGTTTTACTGCAGCTACAATTCTGAACATTTTAATTACAGATTGACTTGTTTTCATTTccagttttgtgattttgttaaAAGCAGCATtgcagaaagatttaaaaaaagtaaatgtgccAAGTCTCTGCTGGTGgtacttttatttaaactagCATTTGGTTACATTGCAAAGATTCAGTCTTTTGTTGGGGCTTTAAACagtttaatgtatttttcagTGAAAGCTGTTTGCCCCagaacttttgttttctttgagattGTTGGTTGTGGCGCAACATTTTTGCGAGACTTTTGTATCATAAATGCTCCCGATGTGTTCTGTTGTTATCTGTCCTGACTAATATGTGGGTTTTCTTCCAGGCATACAGCAAGTTTTCTGGAGCAAAACTTACCATCTCTCCTGTAGACTGGACATGGAAAACTATAACAGGTGGGCTGCAGTTTCTCATAAACTAgatttttacaatgttttggtCCGGTTGCCACAAAAGGAGAATTCTCTGACCCAAATAGAAACATTTCTTgaatatatatacagtacatagGGCTGTAACAGACTGGAAAACATTTGCTAACCACAGTGGGATAGCCTGTATTGTTTTCACCTTGTGAGTCTATCTCTGTTTGTTTCATTATGGCAAACTGTTTCTCTGGAGACAAAGATTGTGTTTATATGTAAGTATTTATATGTCTGTCTGTGAGACATTTAGTAGAATTGCACCAGTACAATAAACAGGTATGTagttgagaataaaaagaaggcTTAGAGATGGCTGTGATGTGATCAATAACAGTGGCGATAAAGACAGCATATTGATGATCGTCACAGCTGTTTGATCCCATCACAAAATAGTCTCTAGTTTTATGTATCTTAGTATGTTCCAAGATCATGTTGGCTATGTCAAGGTTTTACTTGTTAAAACaatccccctcctcctcctctacgACTATATTTTCTCCTTTGTGCTGCCTACGTAACTTTCTCTTATTTATCCACAGCAAATGTCCCAGAGTTGCTTTGTGGAGATTCTGTAGTTCAAGAACCCACACAGATTCTCAACTTTATGAGGAAACAGGTGAGAGTTGTCTGCTTTCTCAGTATGTGCTCCAAACCATGTACTAAATGGATTTACAGTAAAGTACAGTagcccctttttcttttttttttttttcgcagAGGTTTAATGCAGACTACGACCTGACAGCCAGACAAGGAGCAGACACAATGGCTTATATCGCCCTGCTGGAAGAGAAACTCCGACCAGCTCTGGTAACTGTGTCTATCTTCTGCTCTTTTTCTGGCAAATATTTATTTGGgcatattattaatatttagtgTGATGGTTTATATCCCACAGCTGCACACATTCTGGGTCGATGCAGAAAACTACGCCAACTTGACTCGACCATGGTTTGCTTCACACTCACCATTCCCTCTCAACTTTCTCGTCCCATGTCGCCATGCCAATATTGCTCTATC containing:
- the mtx3 gene encoding metaxin-3 isoform X3, whose protein sequence is MLILRCRAILSVSSSFVLLVSLHANSAAAVCLAYSKFSGAKLTISPVDWTWKTITANVPELLCGDSVVQEPTQILNFMRKQRFNADYDLTARQGADTMAYIALLEEKLRPALLHTFWVDAENYANLTRPWFASHSPFPLNFLVPCRHANIALSRILLTKGEAPLHRISEVEGRIYSDAKECLNLLSYRLGTANHFFGNSPTSLDAFVFGFLAPLYKASLPSSSLQNHLRLLDNLTHFCDNILTVYFNLDHSNG